A segment of the Chryseobacterium scophthalmum genome:
ATCGATGGCAAAGATCATAGAAAATGGAGTAGAAAGGGAAGCGAATTGTACAGAAGAACTATTCGCAATGCGCGACAGCCTGGATGTTTTAGGTGGGAAATGGAAGCTGATGATTCTACGATATTTAACCAATCGTACAGATCAAAATATTCATTTTAAAAAACTGGAAAGAGGAATTGACGGAATTTCTGCAAAAATGCTGAGCAAAGAATTGAAAGAGCTGGAAATAAATTTATTGATCACCCGAACGATTCAGGATACAAAACCGATCACCGTAACATATGCTGTTACAGAATATGGGAAATCTGTTTTTCCGGTTACCGAAACTTTGGTGAATTGGGGATTGATTCACCGTGAAAAAATTAAGGAATCGATGAGCTCTTGAAAATCAGGATTTTATTGGGTAAATATAAGATCTCTCGCAGATTAAGTTGATTTAGCAGATTATTCTTTCTGAAAAAATCTGCGCTATCTGCAAAATCTGCGAGAGAAACTAAAAAATAATTTTATTAAGATCAGTTTTTATCCAACCAGGAATTGACGAGTTCAGAATGATCTTTAACCCATTCCTTAGCTGTAGTTTCTTTGTTCTTGCTGTTTTCCATTTTAGTCAGGAGATCGGTCATGGTTTGGTCATCAAAATACATTTTTGAAAAGAACTGCGTTAATTCAGGATGATCTTTTCCAAAACTTTTTCTGCTGTAAGTTTTAATTTTTTCTGCTTCCCCAAATGTTTTTTTTGGATCATCAAGAAATTTTAATTTCATTTTACCAAACATCCAATGAGGTTGCCATCCTGCAACAACGATCCATTCTTTACGTTTTATTGCATTCTGAAGCTCGGTGATCATGGCGATTGTAGAAGAATTGATCTGTCTATAATTTAATTTGTAATCAATAATGGCTCTGTCTGTTGCAGCGGTCATTCCGGCTCCTTTTTCTATACCGATGATTCTGTTTTTGAATTTTTCCTCATATTTTGGTAATTCTTCGATAGATTTTATGGGAATATAATTGGGAACAACTAAACCGATCTTTCCGTTGTCGTAATTTGTTCCAAGGTTGGTCAACTCCGGGAACTTAGCTATTTTACTTGCATGAGTGTAAGGTAACCAAACTCCCAGAAAAAGGTCTGTGTCTTCGTTATTCATTGAAGCTAAAATCATATCTGTGGAAGCTTTCTGAATGACAACATGATAACCCTGTTCATCCAAAATAGCTTTTACAACGTGTGTCATTGCAACATCTTCTGCCCAACCATCGACCATTCCGATGTTGATATATTTTGAATTTTTTATGTTTTTACAAGAATTAAATACTCCTAAAATTAGAACAGAAGTAAGTAATAATAAATAATTTATTCTTTTCATTTTGCTGTTTTTTTCTTTACAAATCCTTGAGTGATCCGGTCGAGAATAATGGCTAAGATCACGACTGATAAACCACTTTCAAATCCTAAACCGATATCCAGATTATTAATTCCTTCCAAAACTTTTTCACCCAAACCGCCTGCTGCGATCATTCCAGCGATTACAACCATTGATAATGATAATAAAATGGTTTGATTGATCCCTGCTAAAATTGTGTTCGTAGCCAAAGGAAGTTCTACTTTAAATAAGATTTGACGATTGGTGGCTCCGAAAGCTCGGGCTGCTTCTACAATATCTTTAGGGACAGATTCAATTCCCAAAGTCGTTAAACGTACTGCAGGTGGCATGGCAAAAATGATCGTTGCAAATGCACCCGGAACTTTACCGATACTGAAAAATAATACAGCAGGAATTAAGTAAACAAAAGCAGGCATTGTCTGCATTAAATCGAGTAATGGGCGAATAATTTTCGCCGCAAATTGATTTTTTGCCGCCCATATTCCGAGAGGAACGGAAAGAATTAATGCGGTAAGTGTTGCCACAAAAATAAGTGCTAATGTTTCCATCGTTTCTTTCCAAAATCCCATTAAAAATATTAAAGTAAGTCCGGCTGCAGTCATAATGGCGGTTCCTTTTCCTGCTTTCCATAAAGCTAATAACGTGAAAAGTAGAATGATGATGTAAAAAGGGGTATTGACTAAAGCCCATTCAATTCCTAAGATTGAGGAGTTACCAACATTTTTTATGACGTCAAAGAAAGGTTTTGCGTTATCTGTGAGCCAATTGATAGCAGTTTCTACATATTGACCTATATCTATAGTTTTATTCATCTTATTGGTTGTTTGCGATTTCTTTTAATTCAATAATCTCTTCTTCATTAAACTTGGTAGCCTCGATGATGAGTGATAATTGAGTGACCAGACCTAAAAATTTATTGGTTTCATCTACCACAGCGATCGCTGATTTGCTTCCCGAAATTAAAGGGAGCATTTCTTCAACGGTAGCTTCCTGAAATACCGAAGGAACATTGCTGTTAATTACCGATTCAACAGTTGGTTCTTTTTTCTTTGCGATTTGAACAATATCATTAAGCGTCACAAAACCCAGAAAT
Coding sequences within it:
- a CDS encoding ABC transporter permease yields the protein MNKTIDIGQYVETAINWLTDNAKPFFDVIKNVGNSSILGIEWALVNTPFYIIILLFTLLALWKAGKGTAIMTAAGLTLIFLMGFWKETMETLALIFVATLTALILSVPLGIWAAKNQFAAKIIRPLLDLMQTMPAFVYLIPAVLFFSIGKVPGAFATIIFAMPPAVRLTTLGIESVPKDIVEAARAFGATNRQILFKVELPLATNTILAGINQTILLSLSMVVIAGMIAAGGLGEKVLEGINNLDIGLGFESGLSVVILAIILDRITQGFVKKKTAK
- a CDS encoding winged helix-turn-helix transcriptional regulator, translated to MAKIIENGVEREANCTEELFAMRDSLDVLGGKWKLMILRYLTNRTDQNIHFKKLERGIDGISAKMLSKELKELEINLLITRTIQDTKPITVTYAVTEYGKSVFPVTETLVNWGLIHREKIKESMSS
- a CDS encoding glycine betaine ABC transporter substrate-binding protein, which codes for MKRINYLLLLTSVLILGVFNSCKNIKNSKYINIGMVDGWAEDVAMTHVVKAILDEQGYHVVIQKASTDMILASMNNEDTDLFLGVWLPYTHASKIAKFPELTNLGTNYDNGKIGLVVPNYIPIKSIEELPKYEEKFKNRIIGIEKGAGMTAATDRAIIDYKLNYRQINSSTIAMITELQNAIKRKEWIVVAGWQPHWMFGKMKLKFLDDPKKTFGEAEKIKTYSRKSFGKDHPELTQFFSKMYFDDQTMTDLLTKMENSKNKETTAKEWVKDHSELVNSWLDKN